The Microcystis aeruginosa NIES-843 sequence AACGTTCATTCTCTGATTGAACTGCTGAAATCCAGAGATATTAATATCGCCGCCGCCGCTGCCAGTGCTTTAAGTAAAACCCTGCTGGTATTCGACGCATTTAACGAGGTTTTGGAATTATCCGACACCAATCCCTATGCTAAACAGGTCATCGATGCTTGGGCCAATGGTGCTTGGTTTATCGCTAAACCGAAACTTGCTAAAGAAATTACCGTCACCGTCTTCAAAGTCCCAGGAGAAACCAATACAGATGACCTATCTCCCGCTCCCCATGCCACCACCCGGCCTGATATTCCCCTTCATGCTTTGGTTATGTTAGAAACCCGTCAACCTGGGTCCTTAGAAACCATTGCCGAATTGAAAAAATTAGGCCATCCGGTCGCCTATGTGGGGGATGTGGTCGGGACTGGTTCCAGCCGAAAATCGGCGATTAACTCGGTTCTCTGGCATATTGGCGATGATATTCCCTTTGTACCTAATAAACGTGCTGGTGGCTATATTTTAGGCAGTAAAATCGCCCCTATCTTCTTTAATACTGCTGAGGATTCCGGCGCTTTACCGCTTGAATGCGATGTTAGCCAAATGAACACGGGGGATGTGATTAAAATCTATCCCTACGAAGGCAAAATCACCAACGAAGCGGGCGCAACTATTAGCACTTTTAGCCTCAAACCTGAGACAATTCTGGATGAAGTGCGGGCCGGCGGTCGTATTCCCCTCTTAATCGGTCGCAGTCTCACCGATAAAACCCGTCACGCCTTGGGACTTGAGGCTAGTACCCTATTTACCCGTCCAACTATGCCTAGTGACACGGGTAAAGGTTACACCCTAGCGCAAAAAATGGTCGGCAAAGCTTGCGGTTTACCCGGGGTGCGGCCGGGTACTTCCTGTGACCCAATTATGACTACGGTAGGGTCTCAGGATACCACCGGCCCGATGACCAGAGACGAGTTAAAAGAGTTAGCCTGTTTAGGTTTTAGCGCCGATTTAGTCATGCAGAGTTTCTGTCACACGGCAGCCTATCCGAAACCGGTTGATATTCAAACTCATCACCAATTACCGGACTTTTTCTCTACCCGGGGTGGGGTGGCTTTACGTCCGGGAGATGGCATTATTCACTCCTGGTTAAATCGGATGTTATTGCCGGATACGGTGGGGACTGGAGGCGATTCTCATACTCGTTTTCCCCTGGGAATTTCCTTTCCTGCGGGGTCGGGTTTAGTGGCATTTGCCGCCGCTTTGGGAGTAATGCCTTTGGATATGCCGGAATCGGTTTTAGTGCGTTTTACGGGGGAATTACAACCAGGTGTAACTCTGCGCGATATTGTTAATGCTATTCCCTACGTTGCCATCCAAGAGGGTAAATTAACCGTGGAAAAACAGAACAAAAAAAATGTTTTTAACGGTCGCATTATGGAGATGGAAGGGCTGCCGGATTTGAAATTAGAACAGGCTTTTGAGTTAACCGATGCCACGGCGGAACGTTCCTGTGCCGGTTGTACGATTAAGTTAAGTACCGAGACAGTGGCGGAATATTTACGCTCTAATGTGGCCCTGTTAAAAAATATGGCAGCCCGGGGTTATAGTGATGCCAAAACTATCCTACGTCGGGTAGCAAAAATGGAACAATGGTTAGCTAATCCTGTCCTGATGGAGGCGGATAAGGATGCCGAATATGCGGATATTATCACCGTCAACTTAAACGAGATTAAAGAACCAATTGTCGCCGCACCCAATGACCCCGATAATATCAAGTTAATGTCGGAATGCGCCGGGGATAAAATTGATGAGGTGTTCATCGGTTCTTGTATGACTAATATCGGCCATTATCGCGCCGCCGCTAAGATATTAGAAGGGGCAGGAGTTGCTAAGGCTAAACTGTGGATTTGTCCCCCCACCCGCATGGATGAAAAACAATTGCGCGATGAGGGAATGTATGGCATTTTTGCCGCTTCTGGGGCGCGTACCGAGATGCCTGGATGTTCCCTTTGTATGGGTAATCAAGCGCGGGTTGAAGACAGAGCAACGGTATTTTCTACCTCGACTCGTAACTTCAATAATCGCATGGGAAAAGATGCGCGAGTCTATCTCGGTTCCGCCGAATTAGCGGCGGTTTGTGCGCTGCTGGGACGCATTCCCACCGTCGAGGAATACCTCGCAATTGTCACCGAGAAAATTAATCCTTTTGCCAGCGATTTATACCGCTATTTGAACTTTAATGAAATCGCTGGTTTTGAGGATGAAGGCCGGGTAATTCCCCTAGAAGATTTACCTAAGATTGAGGATATCTTAGGGATTCCTTCTGGTGTTTTGAGTTAGTATGAAGTTGAGGGTGAGCTATGAAAAGCTCACCTTTTGTTCAGAAAATAAAGAGGTAAAATTTATGGGGATGCCCTGTGAAGTGAATAGTATTTTAAAGTTAAAACCATCTCAAGGTTATCCAGAAAGTTTGGAATTATCTAAACAGTATCAAGGGAGCAAAGAAGATTATAGAATTATTCCTGTTGATGTTCCCATTCCTTTGGTAAATGAACATTGGGTCGCCTACGCAGATGTTATCATTGAAAAATTAGTTTGGGAAAATCGTCAAACAACAGTTTTATTTAGAATTGATAGGATTTATCCAGTCCCTTTTATTGTCAAAGAAACTTGAAATTAGATGAAGGATCAACAACGAATAATTATTGCAAGAATTATTAAGTATGAATTTGATTATTTTCTCAGAAAATTCAAGCCTTGGGAAAAACTCATATTTTTGTTATACTTAATAGTAGCAATTGTGACAGGTTTAGGGGATGCAAGTTCATTTTTTACAGGAGAGAATAGTCCTATACCTAGGGAATGGAAATTATTAAAAAGCCCTCAAATAGTTACGATTATATCTATTATTATCTTAGGAATTCCTGTTTTACTCTCTCAAACACAGACTGGACAAGATACTGTTGAACTTTTAGAAACAATTCGCTTAAATATTGTGCCAGCAATCAGTAGTTTTTTAGAAGAATTATCTGTTAATATAAAACAAAAATTTAATCTAAAAGGCAATATCAGAGTATCCTTGTGGATACCAGTGAGACAAAAGTTATTTACTTGGAATCTCCAAATGGTATGTAAAACTAGCAATGTATCTGATAGGGAACTAGAGGCACTTTTTGAATTAGATGAAGGGGTAATTGGTTACACATACCTGAAGACTAAAAGAAAGTATGCGTTGGAGTTTATTGATATTTCTAATTCCCAGCAATTACCGTCTTCTTATGTCCCTCTCCAAAGAGACAATGAACTATTAATTAATCCTCATATAAAAATTGTGTTAGCTGTAGCTGCACTGCAAAAAAGTTCTATTCTGGGACTATTAGCTGTTGATACCGATGATAGTGCAGATTTAAGCTCAATGAATGATAGAAATCTGCATAGTAGTATTTTAGACTGGATGACACAATACAATAACGTTGTTAAATTACTCTGGAGAATGAAGAATAATGTCTAGGGTATTGACTAGGTTAAGCAATTGACTCATGATAACAGTAGGGTTAAGACCTAAACCACAGAGGAAACTATTATGTCTGAGTCACTAAAACAACAGAGACAAGCACCTAGTTTAAAGTTAATTGAAATATTAGAAGATGGTAGTGCCAAAACTTTTATCTACGAAGATCCCGAAAAAAAGAGCAAATCCAGCTTTATTGCTCGAATAAAGGCTAAAATACAACAAAAATTCCGACCATCAGCTAATTAGTTCTTATGTATTTGCCAGATCATTTGTACACAAGGGGGTTATCTACCCCCTGATTTGTTTTTATAGTCATGACCGATTAGTTTGATACATTCTAGATACATGAAGCTCTTATCCTGTCTAGTATTAATATTCTCAATCTTAATTGAAATCGCTGGTTTTGAGGATGAAGGCCAGGTAATTCCCCTAGAAGATTTACCTAAGATTGAGGATATCTTAGGGATTCCTTCCGGTGTTTTGAGTTAGTTGACCGGTTATGGGTCATTTCGATCGAGGCGAAAGATTTCTTTTGATTTCGATCAAGATGACCCCTCTAACGATCGAATTTTCGACAATTATAGGATTTTTTTCGATATACGGAATGACAACTCGATAAAATAAAAATATGAAATTCGAGTGGGATCGACAAAAGAACCGAGCGAATATCATCAAGCACGATCTAGACTTCGCGGACGCGCAGCGGATATTTGAACATCCCATTCGAGTTTCCCTTGACGAACGAGAAAATTATGGCGAAGATCGATTGATAGGAATCGGTACGCTCGATGGCCGAGTGGTAGTTGTCGTTTTTACAGAACCGAGTAGAGATACAATTCGTATTATTTCACTTCGTAAAGCTTTACCCTATGAACGAAAACGATATGAACAATACCTCCGAGACGAATTGGGAGAAAGTTGACGCTCTTACGGAAGAGGAAATCGACACATCCGATATTCCGCCCTTAACCGAGGAGTTTTTTAGTAAATCGCGGTGGTGGAAACCTGTAGAGAAAGTAAATGTTCTTGTTCAAGTAGATCCCGAAACCCTAGCTTGGTTTCAATCACAGGGCGAGGATTGTGAACAAAAAATGTCCGCCGCTTTACGGATTTATGCGGAGGCTCACAAAGTATAGTCAAGTTTAGTTCGGGTACAAGCCACACAATAAAAAAGTTCGCTATCATTTTGAGCGGGATGAAAAGCCACACAATCTCATTTACCAATAAATCGCCTTAAATGAAATGATAAAAGTGAGTACGAAAAATTATGATTATAGATGTACCGACTGGAGATGATTTTAAATCCGCTGGCATTGATTTTTTAAATCTGGCTTGGGATACGCTGATAAGTTTATCTACAAAACTTAAGGATGCGGAATATTTTTATAATGTGTATTATAGCGATGAGAATGAAGAAGTAATCGATCAATTGTCATCTGAGCAATATTGGAAACAAGCACAACGTCCATTGAGTACAGCCCTTTCCCTTATTCAACAAGGAACCGAATTTCTCTTAAAAGGTCATATTGCTACAGTTAGCCCGTATTTACTAATTTCAGGAGATCCGAGTAATTATCCCAGTAAATCTCATGAGCGCAATATCCGTTTTAGTGAATTTAAAACAATTGATGCACAGGATTTAGTCAAAGTTTATAATACCGTATCGACTGGTCGATTACCAGATAACTTTCGACAAAGATTTGAAGATTTGAGAAGCAAGCGAAATATAATTATGCACACTGTAGATCCTGAATTATATATAAAAACTAAAGATCTGTTTGTTGAAATTCTAGAAATTTGTCATTATTTGATAGAGCCAAACTCGTGGATAAAAATTCGAGGACAATTCATTCAAAATGAACCTGAATCTGTTCTATATAGCTCTGAAACCAGAGAATTATATAATTGGCTGGCTTTGGAAATAAACCTTGTAATTGATTTATTAACACCTTCAGAAAATAATAAATATTTTAATTTTAATAAAAAAACAAGACGTTATTTCTGTCCTAGTTGTTATAGTGGTTTTAGGGAAGATTACGAAGACGAACAGATTCCAAGATTAGCTCAACTAATACCTAATGAACCAACTAGCAACACTATTTATTGCCTTGTATGTAATGAATCTTATGAAGTATTGCGGGAAGATTGCACAGCTGAAGATTGTCTGGGTAATGTCATAGATCCTGATGATGGTACATGTCTTACCTGTGGTTCGGACAATTTTCGAGATTAATTGTTGAAATTGTAATAAATATCTTGTATGTATTAATTTCTTTATTTTTTTAATCGGACAAGAAATTTATGAAAAGTTTTTTGCTCAAGCTGCCATACAAATAATCTTGCAAAAGTATCAAATTTTATTGTTAATTGTTGACACTAATCAGGAGGAATCGTTCAATGGATAAACTAAATTATTATCAAAGCATAATCAAGAAAATTCTCACAGAATATGCAGAAATTTCCTCACAAGTACCCGATCAAGACATAGAAGAAATATTGATGTTTGACCATAATAGAAGCCAATATCTTTGGTTTAATATTGGCTGGAAAAATGGCAAACGAATTAAAGCGATTTCCGTTTATCTTCGTCTAAAAAATGACAAAATTTATATTGAATAAGATTGGACAGAAGCAGGTATCGCCACGGAATTAATGCGCGTAGGAATTCCCAGCAGTGAGATAGTTTTAGCTTTTCAACCTCCCGAAGTGCGTCAGTTTACCGAATTTGCGATCGCCTAAAAATTATTCTTTACTTTCTCGTCAGATGAGGAGTATCTAAAATCGAATATTTAAATATACTTGTTTCCAAGTCATTTCTGTCACTTCATCTTTGGCTCGCCGGTTCAAGGGTTAGATATTTTCCGAGCAAAAGTGCTACAATGTAATCTTAGGGGTCAAAACAATCAAGGAGAAGAGCATGGTCAGCAAAATTGATCGCCAAGCATTTTTACAATCCTTAATAGTGCCACCGGGTAAAGAAATTTCTCTGCACAAAGACTACGATCCCGGGTTTAAGCCAGACTACATTACCAAAGAAGATGCCACGCTGCTGCTGCAACAGGGGATCGAAAAAATGGCCGAGTTTCAAGATAAACTTTATGCTCAGGATACCTATGCCCTGTTAATTAATCTGCAAGCGATGGATGCGGCAGGTAAAGATGGTACGATCAGGCACGTTATGTCGGGTTTAAATCCCCAAGGCTGTCAGGTATTTAGCTTTAAAGTTCCCTCGGCCGAAGAACTAGACCACGATTATCTCTGGCGATATTATAAAGCCTTACCGGAGCGGGGTCGTATCGGTATTTTTAATCGTTCTTACTACGAAGAATTATTAGTCGTGCGCGTCCATCAAAATTTATTGGAACGGCAAAAACTCCCCCCAGAAGACAGAACCAAGAAAGTTTGGCAGCGACGTTTTGAGGAGATTAATAATTTTGAAAAATATCTGGTTAACAATGGGGTTATTGTCCTGAAATTCTTTCTCAATGTTTCTAAAGGAGAACAGAAAAAACGCTTTTTAGAAAGAATTGATCGCCCCGAAAAAAACTGGAAGTTTTCTGAAAATGATGTCAAAGAAAGAGCTTTTTGGGGTGATTACATGAAAGCCTACGAGGAGGTATTCAATCATACCAGTACCGAATGGGCCCCCTGGTATATTATCCCGGCTGATCGCAAATGGTTTACCCGTTTAGCTGTGGGGGCGGTTATTTATCACACCCTCGAATCCCTTGGTTTAAAATATCCCACCGTCACCGAAGAACATCACCAAGCTTTACTGAAAGCCAAAGAAATCCTCGAAAACGAGCCAGATTAAAAATGGAAGAAAATCCCCAAAAAGCGAT is a genomic window containing:
- the acnB gene encoding bifunctional aconitate hydratase 2/2-methylisocitrate dehydratase, which gives rise to MLEAYHQHVADRAKLGIPPLPLNAQQTAELCEILKNPSEELKGELLTLLRDRVPPGVDEAAYVKAGFLTGIAKGEIKSSVISAQGAVSLLGTMVGGYNVHSLIELLKSRDINIAAAAASALSKTLLVFDAFNEVLELSDTNPYAKQVIDAWANGAWFIAKPKLAKEITVTVFKVPGETNTDDLSPAPHATTRPDIPLHALVMLETRQPGSLETIAELKKLGHPVAYVGDVVGTGSSRKSAINSVLWHIGDDIPFVPNKRAGGYILGSKIAPIFFNTAEDSGALPLECDVSQMNTGDVIKIYPYEGKITNEAGATISTFSLKPETILDEVRAGGRIPLLIGRSLTDKTRHALGLEASTLFTRPTMPSDTGKGYTLAQKMVGKACGLPGVRPGTSCDPIMTTVGSQDTTGPMTRDELKELACLGFSADLVMQSFCHTAAYPKPVDIQTHHQLPDFFSTRGGVALRPGDGIIHSWLNRMLLPDTVGTGGDSHTRFPLGISFPAGSGLVAFAAALGVMPLDMPESVLVRFTGELQPGVTLRDIVNAIPYVAIQEGKLTVEKQNKKNVFNGRIMEMEGLPDLKLEQAFELTDATAERSCAGCTIKLSTETVAEYLRSNVALLKNMAARGYSDAKTILRRVAKMEQWLANPVLMEADKDAEYADIITVNLNEIKEPIVAAPNDPDNIKLMSECAGDKIDEVFIGSCMTNIGHYRAAAKILEGAGVAKAKLWICPPTRMDEKQLRDEGMYGIFAASGARTEMPGCSLCMGNQARVEDRATVFSTSTRNFNNRMGKDARVYLGSAELAAVCALLGRIPTVEEYLAIVTEKINPFASDLYRYLNFNEIAGFEDEGRVIPLEDLPKIEDILGIPSGVLS
- a CDS encoding DUF2584 domain-containing protein, coding for MGMPCEVNSILKLKPSQGYPESLELSKQYQGSKEDYRIIPVDVPIPLVNEHWVAYADVIIEKLVWENRQTTVLFRIDRIYPVPFIVKET
- a CDS encoding BrnT family toxin, encoding MKFEWDRQKNRANIIKHDLDFADAQRIFEHPIRVSLDERENYGEDRLIGIGTLDGRVVVVVFTEPSRDTIRIISLRKALPYERKRYEQYLRDELGES
- a CDS encoding BrnA antitoxin family protein, coding for MNENDMNNTSETNWEKVDALTEEEIDTSDIPPLTEEFFSKSRWWKPVEKVNVLVQVDPETLAWFQSQGEDCEQKMSAALRIYAEAHKV
- a CDS encoding polyphosphate kinase 2 family protein — protein: MVSKIDRQAFLQSLIVPPGKEISLHKDYDPGFKPDYITKEDATLLLQQGIEKMAEFQDKLYAQDTYALLINLQAMDAAGKDGTIRHVMSGLNPQGCQVFSFKVPSAEELDHDYLWRYYKALPERGRIGIFNRSYYEELLVVRVHQNLLERQKLPPEDRTKKVWQRRFEEINNFEKYLVNNGVIVLKFFLNVSKGEQKKRFLERIDRPEKNWKFSENDVKERAFWGDYMKAYEEVFNHTSTEWAPWYIIPADRKWFTRLAVGAVIYHTLESLGLKYPTVTEEHHQALLKAKEILENEPD